Proteins encoded by one window of Salmonirosea aquatica:
- a CDS encoding DUF2256 domain-containing protein, with protein MKIRKKSDLPTKVCPTCGRPFAWRKKWENCWEEVKYCSVRCRRVRSGPQKIHPE; from the coding sequence GTGAAAATTAGAAAAAAGTCCGATTTGCCCACCAAAGTATGCCCCACCTGCGGACGGCCCTTCGCCTGGCGGAAAAAGTGGGAAAACTGCTGGGAAGAAGTAAAGTATTGCAGTGTACGCTGCCGACGGGTACGTTCTGGCCCACAAAAGATCCACCCTGAGTAA